In Odocoileus virginianus isolate 20LAN1187 ecotype Illinois chromosome 15, Ovbor_1.2, whole genome shotgun sequence, a genomic segment contains:
- the LOC139038485 gene encoding thioredoxin, mitochondrial encodes MAQRLLLRRFLTSIISGKPSQSRWAPLASRALQTPQYSPSYLAGTPSQARSIYTTRVCSTTFNIQDGPDFQDRVVNSETPVVVDFHAQWCGPCKILGPRLEKVVAKQHGKVVMAKVDIDDHTDLALEYEVSAVPTVLAMKNGDVVDKFVGIKDEDQLEAFLKKLIG; translated from the coding sequence ATGGCTCAGCGACTTCTTCTGAGGAGGTTCCTGACCTCCATAATCTCCGGGAAGCCCTCTCAGAGTCGGTGGGCACCCCTTGCCTCCAGGGCCCTGCAGACCCCACAGTACAGTCCTAGTTACCTGGCAGGAACACCCAGCCAAGCCCGGTCTATATACACCACCAGAGTCTGTTCAACAACCTTTAACATCCAGGATGGACCTGACTTTCAAGACCGAGTTGTCAATAGTGAGACACCAGTGGTTGTGGATTTCCATGCACAGTGGTGTGGTCCCTGCAAGATCCTGGGGCCCAGGTTAGAGAAGGTGGTGGCCAAGCAGCATGGAAAGGTGGTGATGGCCAAAGTGGATATCGATGACCACACAGACCTCGCCCTAGAGTATGAGGTGTCAGCTGTACCCACCGTACTGGCCATGAAGAATGGGGACGTGGTGGACAAGTTTGTGGGGATCAAGGATGAAGACCAGCTGGAGGCCTTCCTGAAGAAGCTGATTGGCTGA